The Terriglobia bacterium genome includes a region encoding these proteins:
- the rplB gene encoding 50S ribosomal protein L2 produces MAIKTYRPVTPTRRFTTTLVNDDLTTTKPYKPLTEPKQRTGGRRNSGDQTIWHRGGGHKRKLRVIDYKRDKFGIPAKVASIEYDPNRSARIALLNYADGEKRYILHPSGLVVGATVVSGAEADILVGNALPLKNIPPGTFVHNIELKPGKGAQMARSAGAQAQLVAKEGDYALLKLPSGETRRVLVDCMATVGQVGNLDHENISIGKAGRTRWLGRRPVNRGVTMNPVDHPHGGGEGKTSGGRHPVTPWGQPTRGYKTRNNKRTDGYIVSRRSK; encoded by the coding sequence ATGGCGATTAAGACATATAGACCGGTAACCCCGACGCGGCGCTTCACCACTACGCTGGTGAACGATGATTTGACGACGACGAAGCCGTACAAGCCGCTGACTGAACCGAAACAGCGCACCGGCGGACGTCGCAACAGCGGCGACCAGACGATCTGGCATCGCGGCGGCGGTCACAAGCGGAAGCTGCGCGTCATCGACTACAAGCGCGACAAGTTCGGGATTCCCGCGAAGGTTGCGAGTATCGAGTACGATCCGAACCGTTCGGCGCGCATCGCGTTGCTGAATTATGCCGACGGCGAGAAGCGCTACATCCTGCATCCCTCGGGACTGGTTGTCGGCGCGACGGTCGTAAGCGGCGCGGAAGCGGACATCCTGGTTGGAAACGCGCTGCCGCTGAAGAACATCCCGCCCGGAACGTTCGTGCACAACATCGAGCTGAAGCCCGGCAAAGGCGCGCAGATGGCGCGTTCGGCCGGAGCCCAGGCGCAGTTGGTTGCGAAGGAAGGCGACTACGCGCTGCTGAAGCTGCCTTCCGGCGAAACCCGCCGGGTGCTGGTGGATTGCATGGCGACGGTCGGGCAGGTCGGCAACCTCGATCACGAGAACATTTCGATCGGCAAGGCCGGACGCACGCGCTGGCTCGGACGCCGCCCGGTGAACCGCGGCGTCACGATGAACCCGGTGGATCACCCGCACGGCGGCGGTGAAGGCAAGACCTCCGGCGGACGTCACCCGGTAACCCCGTGGGGCCAGCCGACCCGTGGATACAAGACCCGCAACAACAAGCGGACCGATGGATACATCGTGTCGCGCCGCAGCAAGTAG
- a CDS encoding 50S ribosomal protein L23, whose protein sequence is MKSAYQIIRRPVITEKGLGVKETEQTLVFEVAAKASKTEIKEAVQSIFKVKVDHVRTANFLGKERRRGKFTGFRPDWKKAYVRLKQGEKMPEYAQNL, encoded by the coding sequence ATGAAGTCCGCATACCAGATCATCCGTCGCCCGGTGATTACCGAAAAAGGTTTGGGCGTGAAGGAGACCGAGCAGACGCTGGTCTTCGAAGTGGCCGCCAAGGCGAGCAAAACCGAAATCAAGGAAGCGGTGCAGTCGATCTTCAAGGTCAAGGTCGATCACGTTCGCACCGCGAACTTCCTGGGCAAGGAGCGGCGCCGCGGCAAGTTCACCGGTTTCCGCCCCGACTGGAAGAAGGCGTACGTGCGGTTGAAGCAGGGCGAGAAGATGCCCGAGTACGCGCAGAACCTGTAA